ACTGAACCGAACTTTTTGATGTACTCCTGCTGCGTCCCATAAGCGTCGCGCACAATTTCAAGCGTGTGACCAATAAGGGGAGTTGCCGGAGGGCCGGGGATGTGCGCCAGAGCGGTTTTGGTGGGCATGAAGAGGACCTCGCCGAAAGGAGTATTCAGAACGCGCCACGGACGGCACGGTCTGGTTTATCCGATCAGGAAGTGTGAAGCGTGTTAACGGAGCGTACGCACGCAACACCGACAGCGCCCAAGATTACCAAAATCAAAAATATGGCGCGGCGTCGGACATCCTCGCAAGCGCGCGAGATTCTGATCAATCGGCAACGGCTATTCGGCCGCGCTTGTTGCAACTTGCACCACGGGTTCATGGGCAGACGACACCGCGCCGTCCTCGTTTTCGGCCAGAAAGCGCTCGGCTTCCAAAGCTGCCATGCATCCCATACCGGCAGAGGTGACAGCCTGCCGGTACTTGTGGTCTGTCAGGTCACCGGCCGCGAACACGCCGGGGATAGAAGTTTCGGTGCTATCTGGTTTCGTGACAACATAGCCGCCCATGTGGGTTTCCAGCACGTCCTTGACCAATTCATTTGAAGGGGCATGCCCGATGGCGACAAAGACCCCCTTGGCCGGGATTTCCGTGAGCGCGCCGGTTTGGGTGTGTTTGACGCGGATTGATTCGACGCCAAGGGGCGCATCCGTGCCGAGCACTTCGTCGAGTTCATGAAACCACAAGGGTTCGATTTTTGGATTTTTCATCAAACGGTCGATGAGGATTTTCTCGGCGCGCAGTTCGTCTCTACGGTGGACCAAGGTGACTTTTGAGGCGAAATTCGTCAAGAACAGGGCTTCTTCGACCGCAGTGTTACCACCCCCGATCACGACAATTTCCTGCCCTCTATAGAAAAATCCATCGCAGGTGGCACAGGCTGAAACTCCAAAGCCTTTGAATTTTTCCTCTGAGGGCAGGCCCAGCCATTTCGCACGGGCTCCTGTCGCCAGAATGACAGCATCCGCGATATATGTTGTGCCGCTGTCGCCTTTTGCCACAAACGGGCGCTGTTGAAGATTCAGATCGGTTATGATGTCGCCGATGATTTCAGTGCCCATGGCTTTGGCATGTTCCTGCATGCGTATCATCAGATCGGGACCCTGTACTTCGCTGTCGCCCGGCCAGTTTTCAACCTCGGTGGTGGTCGTCAACTGTCCACCTGGTTCGATCCCCTGAACGAGAATTGGGTTCAACATGGCACGGCTCGCATAGACGCCCGCCGTGTAGCCAGCCGGCCCTGATCCGATGATGAGGACGCGTGTTTGTCTAGTTTCGGCCATAGGGACCCCCAATAAAATGCACCGCAGCAGCGTTTGATATATAGCGGGGATGGGCAAGCTTAAACCCCCCTAGTATCGCCGAAGAACATCGGGTCATGCCACAAAACTGAACACTTGTGGAAAGAATCTTGCGCGAATGCGAAATATTATTGCGCGCGCTGTGGTCGCTGTTATAACAACCGAAAATCTTGGGGGCGAAATGGCTGGAACTCGACTGGACTCCATCGATCGAAAAATCCTTGCGGAACTTCAAGCCGACGGCCGCATGACCAATGTGGAATTGGCGAACCGTGTTGGCATATCTGCCCCGCCGTGTCTGCGCCGAGTGCGTTCATTGGAAGAAGCGGGATTTATCAAAGGCTACCACGCGGATGTTGATGCGCGCGAGCTTGGCTTTGAGGTGCAGGTTTTTGCGATGGTTGGTCTCGCCAGCCAGGCCGAATCGGATCTGACAGCATTTGAGGACCGGTGCAGAGCCTGGCCTTTGGTGCGCGAGTGTCACATGCTCAACGGCGAAGTGGATTTTGTTCTGAAATGCGCCGCGCCCGATTTGTCGACGTTTCAGAGATTTCTTACAAGTGATTTGCTGACAACGCCCAATGTGGAAAGCGTTAAGACTTCCCTTGTTATTCGGGGCGCCAAGGATGAACCCGGTGTGCCTTTCGAAATACTGGAAGAGCGGCTCAAAAACTCCGCCTGAAAAGGACCGAAGAACCTCATCGCACGTATTGGGAAAGATCAAGTAGCGCACAGTTGCTTTTCGAAATGACCATCCTTTGAACACGCTTCAGCGACCCGCTTTTTGAATTCCGTTCGAGATGAAAAGCGCCACTCGTTTTTTTGTTACGAGGTTCAAGGGAAAGGTGGAACCGCGAACGTCAAAGCCGCCTACAATTCCGCTTACTCTAACCGAAGTGAGCAATACCGAACTTCATTTTCTTAGATTGGCTAGGTTTTATGTTTCTGAAAGACGGTCTCTTGCGGCCTTAAAAACACATTAATCTTAGTGCAGGACATTCTGGCAGCTAACATATGGTTGCTGCCTTGTACGGGGACCGAATTGCCGCGATGTGCGCCTCCCTAAAGAGTGATGGCGGCAATCAACCGACCATAATCGGCTTCTTGCTCGTGGGTTGTGCGGCGATAAGAATAAAACCGCTCCGCATCTGCATAGGTACAATGACGTGTCCATTCTGCCGACCCAATTCCTGCCTCGCGCAGGCGGTGTAACCCGAAGCCGGGGAGATCAAAATGCAGACGATCTCCTTCACCATTTGCAAAGAAACGGGCGTAACCATCGTTTTCGGCAATAAAAATCTCAAAAAACTCAGGTCCTACTTCGTAAGCGCGTTGCGAGATGGTGGGGCCAATCACGGCCACGATCTTTTGGCGCGTCGCTCCTAAACCACACATCGCGTCAATCGTGGCTTCGAGGATACCTTCAAGTGCGCCACGCCAACCGGCATGCGCTGCGCCGATGACTTGATTTTCAACGTCTGCAAACAAAACGGGTTGGCAATCTGCCGTCAGAACAGACAACGCGAGGCCAGGCGTATCTGTTACCATTGCATCGGCTTTAGGCTTTTTGTCTGAGGCTCCGGCCACTGTGATCGCTTTGTTGGAGTGAACCTGATGAACACCCAGCAGCATGTGGGTCGGGACGTCCATTGCGTTGGCAACCCGCGCGCGATTGATTGCGACGATTTCGGATTGATCCGAACTCCCGAGGCCGCAGTTCAGACCTGCAAATACACCCGAAGATGCTCCGCCGCGACGCGTGAAGAAGCCGTGTTTCAAGGGTAAAAGATCTTCAGATGTCAGTATTTCTAATGTCATATTTCCAAACCCGGTGGTGGCGGACTGCCCTCGGGAAACAGACCCATCACTTTGAACAGATTTCCCATTTCATCTGGATGCGTCAAGCGTCGATGCGCTTTAATATGGCTGTCAAGCGCTGGTCCCTGCAGGTTTGCTGCCAAATTCTGTGCGCGTTGTGAAATGCCAATCCGTTCCAGAAAGACACCCTGAGGTGTCATGCGCGTGTGAGCACAGAGCGCTGCTTGTGCCAGAGCCTCGAAGTCAACGTGTGCAGTCAGATCGGCGCAGCCCGGATCGCTTAAAGGAGGCACGACTTGATGGTTTTGCACGGCTTGAAACGTATCTCCAAGGCTGCGCCAATCGCCGTAATCCAGGATTAATGCCGCGCCGCCATGATCGGCAATCGTTTGGCCTACGGATGCCATGATTGGTGCTGCGCCTGGTGAATACTCAATCACGTGCCCGGGTTTCGTTTCTGACAGCCTATCCGCCAGCGTCGGTTGCGGGAGTTCCGGACTCAACCCGAGTGCCAAGGCGCCGTCCTGCAAACCAATCTGCGTTTCGCGCCAATGAACTGACCCACGGGTGAATTGTCGAATGGGCAGCGCGTCAAAGAAC
This genomic interval from Paracoccaceae bacterium contains the following:
- the trxB gene encoding thioredoxin-disulfide reductase, yielding MAETRQTRVLIIGSGPAGYTAGVYASRAMLNPILVQGIEPGGQLTTTTEVENWPGDSEVQGPDLMIRMQEHAKAMGTEIIGDIITDLNLQQRPFVAKGDSGTTYIADAVILATGARAKWLGLPSEEKFKGFGVSACATCDGFFYRGQEIVVIGGGNTAVEEALFLTNFASKVTLVHRRDELRAEKILIDRLMKNPKIEPLWFHELDEVLGTDAPLGVESIRVKHTQTGALTEIPAKGVFVAIGHAPSNELVKDVLETHMGGYVVTKPDSTETSIPGVFAAGDLTDHKYRQAVTSAGMGCMAALEAERFLAENEDGAVSSAHEPVVQVATSAAE
- a CDS encoding Lrp/AsnC family transcriptional regulator, whose amino-acid sequence is MAGTRLDSIDRKILAELQADGRMTNVELANRVGISAPPCLRRVRSLEEAGFIKGYHADVDARELGFEVQVFAMVGLASQAESDLTAFEDRCRAWPLVRECHMLNGEVDFVLKCAAPDLSTFQRFLTSDLLTTPNVESVKTSLVIRGAKDEPGVPFEILEERLKNSA
- the pgeF gene encoding peptidoglycan editing factor PgeF gives rise to the protein MTLEILTSEDLLPLKHGFFTRRGGASSGVFAGLNCGLGSSDQSEIVAINRARVANAMDVPTHMLLGVHQVHSNKAITVAGASDKKPKADAMVTDTPGLALSVLTADCQPVLFADVENQVIGAAHAGWRGALEGILEATIDAMCGLGATRQKIVAVIGPTISQRAYEVGPEFFEIFIAENDGYARFFANGEGDRLHFDLPGFGLHRLREAGIGSAEWTRHCTYADAERFYSYRRTTHEQEADYGRLIAAITL
- a CDS encoding SAM-dependent methyltransferase; the protein is MKLHDLICARIAQNGPISLADYMVECLLHPEFGYYTTRLPIGAAGDFTTAPEISQMFGELVGLTLAQTWIDQGRPEHFVFAELGPGRGTLMNDALRATRNIPGFHASAEIVLVEASPRLAAMQRDVLSGFSVTHLSRVDALPVAPLFLIANEFFDALPIRQFTRGSVHWRETQIGLQDGALALGLSPELPQPTLADRLSETKPGHVIEYSPGAAPIMASVGQTIADHGGAALILDYGDWRSLGDTFQAVQNHQVVPPLSDPGCADLTAHVDFEALAQAALCAHTRMTPQGVFLERIGISQRAQNLAANLQGPALDSHIKAHRRLTHPDEMGNLFKVMGLFPEGSPPPPGLEI